A portion of the Streptomyces erythrochromogenes genome contains these proteins:
- a CDS encoding MFS transporter encodes MVGTVNTYRRVIALTGPLLPLVSFLARLPVAMSQFGSFLLVAQTSGSLATAGIVGGTLSIGQVLFGPVLGWLADRHGQRPVVLAAAAVNAVATAALVAGALTHLATLPLAEIGALTGASVPLIGPLARTRSVALAHRAKADEGVVGAVHALEGTLDEASFVFGPALVGLAALIAHPAFALAGAAGLVAVFGSAFALHPTASATAGSPARARRTGRRVRPPAVVYAVRGSLALQGMMFGACQAGITALTIRLGVPDQAAVVYSAMGVVSAAVGLALGALPARFGLRLRWRVATGAALVLSAPLLVTDSLWPLYAVVTVLGAAYAPHLITAFALTERAVEPARLATSMAFAASSLVAGQAVALVVAGRLAERYGPSGSFAVAVGAAALCLTLALVTRVPAARTHTAPAAGPAVAPPGEPAAGQARPPVPDPAYAGR; translated from the coding sequence GTGGTCGGAACCGTCAACACCTATCGAAGAGTCATCGCCCTGACCGGGCCCCTACTCCCGCTCGTCTCTTTCCTCGCCCGCCTGCCCGTGGCGATGTCCCAGTTCGGAAGCTTTCTGCTGGTCGCCCAGACCAGCGGCTCCCTGGCCACCGCGGGCATCGTCGGAGGCACCCTCTCCATCGGCCAGGTCCTCTTCGGGCCCGTCCTCGGCTGGCTCGCCGACCGGCACGGGCAGCGGCCCGTCGTCCTGGCCGCCGCCGCGGTCAACGCCGTCGCCACCGCCGCCCTGGTCGCCGGTGCCCTCACCCACCTCGCGACCCTCCCGCTCGCCGAGATCGGCGCCCTCACCGGCGCCTCCGTGCCGCTGATCGGGCCGCTCGCCCGGACCCGCTCCGTCGCCCTCGCCCACCGCGCCAAGGCCGACGAGGGCGTCGTGGGCGCCGTACACGCGCTCGAAGGCACCCTGGACGAGGCCTCCTTCGTCTTCGGACCCGCCCTGGTCGGACTCGCCGCGCTGATCGCGCACCCGGCCTTCGCCCTGGCCGGCGCGGCCGGCCTCGTCGCCGTCTTCGGCAGCGCCTTCGCCCTGCACCCGACCGCCTCCGCCACCGCCGGCTCCCCGGCGCGCGCACGGCGTACGGGCCGCCGGGTCCGGCCGCCCGCGGTGGTCTACGCCGTACGGGGCTCCCTCGCCCTCCAGGGCATGATGTTCGGCGCCTGCCAGGCCGGCATCACCGCGCTCACCATCCGACTCGGCGTCCCGGACCAGGCCGCCGTCGTCTACTCCGCGATGGGCGTCGTCAGCGCCGCCGTCGGCCTCGCGCTCGGCGCGCTGCCCGCCCGCTTCGGCCTGCGGCTGCGCTGGCGGGTGGCGACCGGAGCCGCCCTCGTGCTCTCGGCGCCCCTGCTGGTCACCGACAGCCTGTGGCCGCTGTACGCGGTCGTCACCGTGCTCGGGGCCGCCTACGCACCCCATCTGATCACCGCGTTCGCGCTCACGGAGCGGGCCGTGGAACCGGCCCGGCTCGCCACCTCGATGGCCTTCGCCGCCAGCAGCCTGGTGGCCGGGCAGGCCGTGGCGCTCGTCGTCGCGGGGCGCCTCGCCGAGAGGTACGGCCCGAGCGGGTCCTTCGCCGTGGCCGTGGGGGCGGCCGCGCTCTGCCTGACCCTCGCCCTCGTCACCCGGGTGCCCGCCGCCCGTACGCACACCGCCCCGGCTGCCGGTCCGGCCGTGGCGCCGCCCGGCGAACCGGCCGCCGGGCAGGCCCGGCCACCGGTCCCGGACCCCGCCTACGCCGGCCGCTGA
- a CDS encoding DUF1697 domain-containing protein, which produces MTKKATETTKYAALLRGINVGGSKKVPMAELRSVLDGLGHGDVQTYLQSGNAVFSSAKTDPVALARELETAIEDHFGFRVACLVVDGTYLRAVAEACPFPAAELEGRQLHATFFSEQPGPERFAALDGAAFLPEEYRLGDRVLYLYAPDGLGRSKLAEALGRAAVVKGIDVTTRNWNTVAKLVELTTP; this is translated from the coding sequence ATGACCAAGAAGGCCACGGAGACGACGAAGTACGCGGCGCTGCTGCGCGGGATCAATGTCGGCGGCAGCAAGAAGGTCCCGATGGCGGAGCTGCGCTCCGTGCTGGACGGACTCGGGCACGGCGACGTGCAGACGTACCTGCAGAGCGGCAACGCGGTCTTCAGCAGCGCGAAGACCGACCCGGTGGCGCTCGCCCGGGAGCTGGAGACGGCCATCGAGGACCACTTCGGCTTCCGGGTCGCGTGCCTGGTGGTGGACGGGACGTACCTGCGGGCCGTCGCGGAGGCCTGCCCCTTCCCGGCCGCGGAGCTGGAGGGCAGGCAGCTCCACGCCACCTTCTTCTCCGAGCAGCCCGGCCCGGAGCGCTTCGCCGCGCTCGACGGGGCCGCGTTCCTCCCCGAGGAGTACCGGCTCGGCGACCGCGTCCTCTACCTCTACGCCCCCGACGGCCTCGGCCGCTCCAAACTGGCCGAGGCCCTCGGCCGGGCCGCCGTCGTCAAGGGCATCGACGTGACCACCCGCAACTGGAACACCGTCGCCAAGCTCGTGGAACTGACCACGCCCTGA
- a CDS encoding phosphotransferase enzyme family protein produces MDEARARDVLTAAGLTGGGTAEPVLLALGENAVFAAGDLVVKVGREAALLERAERELAVADWFAASGIPAVRAAEPRPRLVGGHPLTLWHRLPDAVRPAGPEDLAVLLRAVHALPDPPFALPARDLLGGVERWLRLAGDAIDPADAAYLRSRRDGYADEVAALSPHLPPGPVHGDALPRNVHVGPDGPALVDLETVSADLREHDLVVMALSRDRYGMPAGEYEAFAAAYGWDVRDWEGCAVLRGARETASCAWVAQHAPADPGALAEFRRRVASLRHGDPRTQWRSF; encoded by the coding sequence ATGGACGAAGCGCGGGCGAGGGACGTACTGACGGCGGCGGGCCTCACCGGGGGCGGGACCGCGGAGCCCGTCCTGCTCGCCCTCGGCGAGAACGCCGTGTTCGCGGCCGGCGACCTCGTGGTCAAGGTGGGCCGGGAGGCCGCGCTGCTGGAGCGGGCCGAGCGCGAACTGGCGGTGGCGGACTGGTTCGCCGCGTCCGGCATCCCGGCGGTCCGCGCGGCCGAGCCGCGGCCGCGGCTGGTGGGCGGACATCCGCTGACCCTGTGGCACCGGCTGCCGGACGCGGTGCGGCCCGCGGGGCCCGAGGACCTGGCGGTGCTGCTGCGGGCCGTCCACGCGCTGCCCGACCCGCCGTTCGCCCTGCCGGCACGGGACCTGCTGGGCGGGGTGGAGCGCTGGCTGCGGCTGGCGGGGGACGCGATCGACCCGGCCGACGCGGCGTACCTGCGCTCCCGCCGCGACGGCTACGCGGACGAGGTGGCGGCCCTGTCCCCGCACCTGCCGCCGGGCCCGGTCCACGGCGACGCCCTGCCCCGCAACGTCCACGTCGGCCCGGACGGCCCGGCTCTCGTGGACCTGGAGACCGTATCGGCGGACCTGCGCGAGCACGACCTGGTGGTGATGGCCCTGTCCCGCGACCGGTACGGGATGCCCGCCGGGGAGTACGAGGCCTTCGCGGCGGCGTACGGATGGGACGTCCGCGACTGGGAGGGCTGCGCGGTCCTGCGCGGCGCCCGCGAGACGGCCAGCTGCGCCTGGGTCGCCCAGCACGCCCCCGCCGACCCGGGCGCCCTGGCCGAGTTCCGCCGCCGGGTGGCCTCCCTCAGGCACGGCGACCCGCGGACGCAGTGGCGTTCCTTCTAG
- a CDS encoding FUSC family protein → MSAGRGPSGVARRAIRTTLCACGAFYVCLYGLDRPVAATYALFAVVSMAALSRIPGTGDQRAAVLVRTLPVAWLLLTAGTFLAVRTWTAVAGMLLFGFAIAFVAAVGPRAAGAAPGLQLLYILPCFPPYAPDTLGQRLGGATFGLILLILAEKFILPEPRGTTYRELAAGAAGTAARFAAELGRPPYTLPAAEVETARKTGESLRPLHVEEAERPAGPGLRDRALAHTGLGARTLLGRLVTLPPPPPGQPPHKTGQQLLETVGRSAAETGALLAGTGRATAEADALRRLREEVREAAEREPQPVTEVRGRRRAALLEVADAAVAFATAAELAVRGRRAPLPPGTDSGRFWYAGRRAPRLWWHRLAAHAGPRSVHFQNAVRISLALAAARTLAGVESLPHGFWAMLAVLSLTRTTVSQTKATVRQALAGTLLGALLAAGILALVGGHTTVYAVILPLVMLVAFTVGPVRGVGWAQGMFTLVVSFVFAQLAPVTWRLAGVRLMDVIIGSTVGVVFGLLAWPRGAQTELHRAVALLLAREAETVEATTAAVVAGRRDTAPDDRALQLALALAESAYAQRQSEPRAPVAGAPDWQAAMITGHHVLWGSRRLLARAGPDLGPGNGERLSGRADGVAARMRGAAQRAATIPSADGSHGSGAAAVGAAAEPAAGLGGGGGGGGAGGGAAQVPEVVAPSEFFAAQTWLDSLALDVERVLAPYRAPDPAGADSTDGAAPRPPRSA, encoded by the coding sequence GTGAGCGCAGGCCGCGGCCCCAGTGGCGTGGCACGGCGCGCGATCCGCACCACCCTCTGCGCGTGCGGCGCGTTCTACGTGTGCCTGTACGGGCTGGACCGGCCCGTGGCGGCGACGTACGCCCTCTTCGCGGTGGTCTCGATGGCCGCCCTCTCCCGCATCCCCGGTACCGGCGACCAGCGGGCCGCCGTACTGGTCAGGACCCTGCCGGTGGCGTGGCTGCTCCTGACCGCCGGCACCTTCCTCGCGGTACGGACCTGGACCGCCGTGGCCGGCATGCTGCTCTTCGGCTTCGCCATCGCCTTCGTGGCCGCGGTCGGACCCCGGGCGGCGGGCGCCGCCCCCGGGCTCCAACTGCTCTACATCCTGCCGTGCTTCCCGCCCTACGCACCCGACACCCTCGGCCAACGGCTGGGGGGCGCGACCTTCGGCCTGATCCTGCTCATCCTCGCCGAGAAGTTCATCCTCCCCGAGCCGCGCGGCACCACCTACCGGGAGCTGGCCGCCGGGGCGGCCGGCACCGCCGCCCGCTTCGCCGCCGAGCTGGGCCGGCCCCCGTACACGCTGCCCGCGGCCGAGGTCGAGACCGCCCGGAAGACCGGCGAGTCGCTGCGCCCCCTCCACGTGGAGGAGGCCGAACGCCCCGCCGGGCCGGGCCTGCGCGACCGCGCCCTCGCCCACACCGGCCTGGGGGCGCGCACCCTGCTCGGGCGACTGGTGACCCTGCCCCCGCCCCCTCCGGGGCAGCCGCCGCACAAGACCGGACAGCAGCTGCTGGAGACCGTCGGCCGGTCCGCCGCCGAGACCGGAGCCCTGCTGGCCGGGACGGGCCGCGCGACCGCCGAGGCCGACGCCCTGCGGCGGCTGCGGGAAGAGGTGAGGGAGGCCGCCGAGCGGGAGCCGCAGCCGGTGACCGAGGTGCGCGGCCGCCGACGGGCGGCGCTGCTGGAGGTGGCGGACGCCGCCGTGGCCTTCGCGACCGCCGCCGAGCTGGCGGTCCGGGGCCGGCGCGCCCCGCTGCCCCCCGGGACCGACTCCGGCCGGTTCTGGTACGCGGGCCGGCGCGCGCCCCGCCTGTGGTGGCACCGGCTGGCGGCGCACGCCGGGCCGCGCTCCGTGCACTTCCAGAACGCCGTCCGGATCAGCCTCGCGCTCGCGGCCGCCCGCACGCTCGCCGGCGTGGAGTCGCTGCCCCACGGCTTCTGGGCGATGCTGGCCGTCCTCAGCCTGACCCGGACCACGGTCTCCCAGACCAAGGCGACCGTCCGCCAGGCACTCGCCGGGACCCTGCTCGGCGCGCTCCTGGCCGCCGGGATCCTGGCCCTGGTCGGCGGCCACACCACCGTCTACGCCGTCATCCTGCCGCTGGTGATGCTCGTCGCCTTCACGGTGGGACCGGTCCGGGGCGTGGGCTGGGCCCAGGGCATGTTCACCCTCGTCGTGTCCTTCGTCTTCGCGCAGCTGGCGCCCGTGACCTGGAGGCTGGCCGGGGTCCGGCTCATGGACGTGATCATCGGCAGCACGGTCGGCGTCGTGTTCGGACTGCTGGCCTGGCCGCGGGGGGCGCAGACCGAGCTGCACCGCGCGGTCGCTCTGCTGCTGGCGCGGGAGGCCGAGACGGTCGAGGCCACTACGGCCGCCGTGGTCGCCGGCAGGCGGGACACCGCCCCCGACGACCGGGCGCTCCAGCTCGCGCTGGCGCTGGCGGAGAGCGCGTACGCACAGCGCCAGAGCGAGCCGCGGGCGCCGGTGGCCGGCGCGCCCGACTGGCAGGCGGCCATGATCACGGGCCACCACGTGCTCTGGGGCTCCCGGAGGCTGCTCGCCCGCGCCGGCCCGGACCTCGGGCCGGGCAACGGGGAGCGGCTCAGCGGCCGGGCGGACGGTGTGGCCGCCCGGATGAGGGGTGCGGCGCAGCGTGCGGCCACGATCCCGTCGGCGGACGGGTCGCACGGCAGCGGTGCCGCCGCCGTCGGCGCGGCCGCCGAACCGGCGGCCGGACTAGGCGGAGGAGGCGGAGGAGGCGGAGCGGGCGGCGGTGCCGCGCAGGTGCCGGAGGTCGTCGCCCCGTCCGAGTTCTTCGCCGCCCAGACCTGGCTCGACTCGCTCGCCCTCGACGTCGAGCGCGTTCTGGCGCCCTACCGCGCCCCCGATCCGGCCGGGGCCGACTCCACCGACGGGGCCGCGCCCCGTCCACCGCGGTCGGCCTGA
- a CDS encoding 3'-5' exonuclease, with translation MEDQRGTGGWHGRVLIGFDLETTGTEPGESRIVTAAVVEVRGGAVHERRGWLADPGIPIPEGASAIHGISTERAVAEGRPVREVADEVAQALVAHWRTGAVVVAYNAAFDLTLLSAELARHGLPSLADRLGGARTGPVVDPLTIDRAVDRFRRGKRTLEAVCGVYGVTLEAAHDAGADALAAVHVARAIAERHPQVAALTPADLHAQQGTWHARWARDFQSYLRRQGTPDAVIDTAWPLRDLVPA, from the coding sequence GTGGAGGACCAGCGCGGTACGGGGGGCTGGCACGGCCGGGTGCTGATCGGGTTCGACCTGGAGACGACCGGCACGGAGCCGGGCGAGTCGAGGATCGTGACGGCGGCCGTGGTCGAGGTGCGCGGCGGTGCGGTGCACGAGCGGCGAGGCTGGCTCGCGGATCCGGGGATACCGATTCCGGAGGGGGCCTCGGCCATCCACGGGATCAGCACGGAGCGGGCGGTCGCGGAGGGCCGCCCGGTGCGGGAGGTCGCCGACGAGGTCGCGCAGGCGCTGGTCGCGCACTGGCGTACGGGGGCGGTCGTCGTGGCGTACAACGCGGCCTTCGACCTCACGCTGCTGAGCGCCGAACTGGCCCGGCACGGGCTGCCCTCGCTGGCCGACCGGCTGGGCGGCGCGCGGACCGGCCCGGTGGTCGACCCGCTGACCATCGACCGCGCCGTGGATCGCTTCCGGCGCGGCAAGCGGACCCTGGAAGCGGTCTGCGGGGTGTACGGGGTCACGCTGGAAGCGGCGCACGACGCGGGCGCGGACGCGCTGGCCGCGGTCCATGTGGCCCGCGCGATAGCCGAGCGGCACCCGCAGGTGGCCGCGCTGACCCCGGCCGACCTGCACGCACAGCAGGGCACCTGGCACGCCCGCTGGGCCCGGGACTTCCAGTCCTACCTGCGCCGCCAGGGCACCCCGGACGCGGTGATCGACACCGCCTGGCCCCTGCGGGACCTGGTACCGGCCTGA
- the glgX gene encoding glycogen debranching protein GlgX, protein MQVWPGQAYPLGATYDGAGTNFAVYSEAARRIELCLLHDDGSETAVELRETDAFVRHAYLPGIMPGQRYGFRVHGPYEPERGRRCNAAKLLLDPYARAISGEVNWNEAVYGYHFGRPDSRNDLDSAPHTMSSVVVNPYFDWANDRPPRHEYHHTVLYEAHVKGLTMRHPDLPEELRGTYGALAHPAVIGHLAKLGVTALELMPVHQFVNDHRLVNDGLSNYWGYNTIGFFAPHNGYASGDRGQQVLEFKSAVRALHEAGIEVILDVVYNHTAEGNHLGPTLSFRGLDNASYYRLSDDPRHYMDTTGTGNSLLMRSPHVLQLIMDSLRYWVTEMHVDGFRFDLAATLARQFHEVDRLSSFFDLVQQDPVVSQVKLIAEPWDLGEGGYQVGNFPPLWTEWNGKYRDTVRDLWRGQPRTLAEFAGRLTGSSDLYQDDGRRPLASINFTTCHDGFTLNDLVSYDEKHNEANREGNRDGESHNRSWNCGVEGPTEDPEVLALRERQMRNFTATLLLSQGVPMLSHGDEFGRTQGGNNNAYCQDNELSWVDWPEPGKPAPSLLEFTRRMVWLRRDHPVFRRRRFFHGRPVEGTHDELSDIAWFTPHGEEMRARDWQAQHARALTVFLNGEAISEPGSRGERITDDSFLLMFNAGADPQDFTVPPGHGAQWRLVVDTSRADVLPPGTGPQYAAGDRVALTGRCLVVLQRPA, encoded by the coding sequence ATGCAGGTCTGGCCGGGACAGGCGTATCCCCTCGGCGCCACGTACGACGGCGCCGGAACCAACTTCGCGGTCTACTCCGAGGCCGCGCGGCGCATCGAGCTGTGCCTCCTCCACGACGACGGTTCCGAAACCGCCGTCGAACTGCGCGAGACGGACGCCTTCGTCCGCCACGCGTACCTGCCCGGCATCATGCCGGGGCAGCGCTACGGCTTCCGCGTGCACGGCCCCTACGAGCCCGAGCGCGGCCGGCGCTGCAACGCGGCGAAACTGCTGCTGGACCCGTACGCGCGGGCGATCAGCGGCGAGGTGAACTGGAACGAGGCGGTGTACGGCTACCACTTCGGCCGCCCCGATTCCCGCAACGACCTCGACTCCGCCCCGCACACCATGAGCTCGGTGGTGGTGAACCCGTACTTCGACTGGGCCAACGACCGGCCGCCGCGGCACGAGTACCACCACACCGTGCTGTACGAGGCCCACGTCAAGGGGTTGACCATGCGTCATCCCGACCTGCCCGAGGAGCTGCGCGGCACGTACGGGGCGCTCGCGCACCCGGCGGTCATCGGCCACCTCGCCAAGCTCGGGGTGACGGCGCTGGAGCTGATGCCGGTGCACCAGTTCGTCAACGACCACCGGCTGGTCAACGACGGGCTGAGCAACTACTGGGGCTACAACACGATCGGCTTCTTCGCCCCGCACAACGGCTACGCCTCGGGCGACCGCGGCCAGCAGGTGCTGGAGTTCAAGTCGGCCGTGCGGGCCCTGCACGAGGCCGGCATCGAGGTGATCCTCGACGTGGTCTACAACCACACCGCCGAAGGCAACCACCTGGGGCCGACGCTGTCCTTCCGGGGGCTGGACAACGCCTCGTACTACCGGCTGTCGGACGACCCGCGGCACTACATGGACACCACGGGCACCGGGAACTCGCTGCTGATGCGCTCCCCGCACGTGCTCCAACTGATCATGGACTCGCTGCGCTACTGGGTCACCGAGATGCACGTGGACGGCTTCCGCTTCGATCTCGCGGCGACGCTGGCCCGCCAGTTCCACGAGGTGGACCGGCTGTCGTCGTTCTTCGACCTGGTCCAGCAGGACCCGGTGGTCAGCCAGGTGAAGCTGATCGCGGAGCCGTGGGACCTCGGCGAGGGCGGCTACCAGGTGGGCAACTTCCCGCCGCTGTGGACGGAGTGGAACGGCAAGTACCGCGACACCGTGCGGGACCTGTGGCGCGGGCAGCCGCGCACGCTCGCGGAGTTCGCGGGGCGCCTGACGGGATCCTCGGACCTCTACCAGGACGACGGGCGGCGCCCGCTGGCCTCCATCAACTTCACCACCTGCCACGACGGGTTCACCCTGAACGACCTCGTCTCGTACGACGAGAAGCACAACGAGGCCAACCGGGAGGGCAACCGGGACGGCGAGAGCCACAACCGGTCCTGGAACTGCGGGGTGGAGGGTCCGACCGAGGATCCGGAGGTCCTGGCCCTGCGCGAGCGGCAGATGCGCAACTTCACGGCCACCCTGCTGCTGTCGCAGGGGGTGCCGATGCTCAGCCACGGCGACGAGTTCGGCCGCACGCAGGGCGGCAACAACAACGCCTACTGCCAGGACAACGAACTGTCGTGGGTGGACTGGCCGGAGCCCGGCAAACCGGCGCCGTCGCTGCTGGAGTTCACCCGCCGGATGGTGTGGCTGCGCCGCGACCACCCGGTCTTCCGGCGGCGCCGGTTCTTCCACGGCCGACCGGTGGAGGGCACGCACGACGAGCTCTCCGACATCGCCTGGTTCACCCCGCACGGCGAGGAGATGCGGGCGCGCGACTGGCAGGCGCAGCACGCACGGGCGCTGACCGTGTTCCTCAACGGGGAGGCGATCTCCGAGCCGGGCAGCCGCGGGGAGCGGATCACCGACGACTCGTTCCTGCTGATGTTCAACGCGGGTGCGGATCCGCAGGACTTCACCGTCCCGCCGGGGCACGGCGCGCAGTGGCGGCTGGTGGTGGACACCTCCCGGGCGGACGTACTGCCACCCGGCACCGGGCCGCAGTACGCGGCCGGCGACCGGGTGGCGCTGACGGGGCGGTGCCTGGTGGTGCTTCAGCGGCCGGCGTAG
- a CDS encoding alpha/beta fold hydrolase: MITLSDDLGHLSYVVTGDGPPVVLVHAGIADHHMWDAVVPALAERHTVIRYDLRGFGQSAPPSGPFRETDDLRRLLDHLGHERVRLVGASWGGRVAVDFTLTHPDRVHSLALLAAPWPGYDWSAEMIAYDEAETQALASGDLDAAVATNLDMWVRGPARAWEDVATGLADRLREPIRTSLVNQDVVGEHSQGVVRGDLSGISVPTLVGIGKLDVADFQDIGRRYASEIPGATLVEFPTAAHLIAMDAPAELTSALGPFLAR, from the coding sequence ATGATCACACTCTCCGACGATCTCGGACACCTTTCCTACGTCGTCACCGGCGACGGACCGCCCGTGGTGCTCGTGCACGCCGGGATCGCCGACCACCACATGTGGGACGCGGTCGTCCCCGCCCTCGCGGAACGGCACACCGTCATCCGCTACGACCTGCGGGGCTTCGGGCAATCCGCGCCGCCGAGCGGCCCGTTCAGGGAGACCGACGACCTGCGCCGCCTCCTGGACCACCTCGGGCACGAGCGGGTCCGGCTCGTGGGGGCGTCCTGGGGCGGCCGGGTGGCCGTGGACTTCACCCTGACCCACCCGGACCGGGTCCACTCCCTCGCGCTGCTGGCCGCGCCGTGGCCGGGATACGACTGGTCCGCGGAGATGATCGCCTACGACGAGGCGGAGACGCAGGCCTTGGCCTCGGGCGATCTGGACGCCGCCGTCGCCACGAACCTGGACATGTGGGTGCGCGGTCCGGCGCGCGCGTGGGAGGACGTCGCCACGGGCCTGGCCGACCGGCTCCGCGAGCCGATCCGCACGTCGCTGGTGAACCAGGACGTCGTCGGGGAGCACTCCCAGGGCGTCGTACGGGGCGACCTGTCCGGGATCTCCGTCCCCACCCTGGTCGGCATCGGCAAGCTCGACGTCGCCGACTTCCAGGACATCGGCCGGCGTTACGCCTCCGAGATCCCCGGCGCCACCCTGGTCGAGTTCCCGACGGCCGCCCACCTCATCGCGATGGACGCGCCCGCCGAACTCACGTCGGCGCTGGGCCCGTTCCTCGCCCGCTAG
- a CDS encoding helix-turn-helix domain-containing protein codes for MARPRGVEDAVILRAAVRVMGRVGPAGLTLAAVAGEVGLVPGTLVQRFGSKRGLLLALADRSPTATPPATAARSSTTWPSPR; via the coding sequence GTGGCACGCCCGCGCGGGGTCGAGGACGCGGTGATCCTCCGGGCCGCGGTCCGGGTCATGGGCCGGGTGGGGCCGGCGGGGCTCACCCTGGCGGCCGTGGCCGGCGAGGTCGGTCTGGTGCCCGGCACCCTCGTGCAGCGGTTCGGGTCCAAGCGCGGTCTGCTGCTGGCGCTCGCCGACCGGTCACCGACGGCAACACCGCCCGCTACCGCGGCTCGTTCTTCTACGACCTGGCCAAGTCCGCGGTGA
- a CDS encoding SAV2148 family HEPN domain-containing protein — MSSGGLELPPGDSSHEGGPADAPGGVPGGAPTGIPAGAVSLAGGPAEAGNARAGAELDWGAEAWSEVRTRAQRAGRAYIWLNLIEQRLRSVVGAVLRPIYEPVHGGDDWVVAAAGPAGQEWVQRAVAVREVSRRKGYLLDSADDNVLSFLTLPQLRELMVQHWPCFEPYFDDRREIELALDELEVTRNVVSRNRALSRPVLEQAERASARLLEVLGGGSGSPAADRLPIDAVEDLVGDRYADVVSVHPDRVRLQRNLPAEDLFGGARRLDAIGIGLNLLVQNFSGRRLVRLTEAGCRVRLLFLNPASSAVKRRERELGLRKGELSRSVEMNILHVRRVRAGLRDPSRFEIHVFDETPRFTAYLVEGQASGIAVVQSYLRRARGMESPVLVLRGGGRGVPKDADHGLFTTYREEFESMWEDSRPVS, encoded by the coding sequence GTGAGCTCGGGAGGTCTGGAGCTGCCCCCTGGTGACAGCAGTCACGAGGGTGGCCCGGCGGACGCCCCAGGTGGTGTCCCCGGCGGGGCGCCGACGGGGATCCCGGCAGGGGCGGTCTCCCTGGCGGGCGGGCCGGCGGAGGCCGGGAACGCGCGGGCCGGAGCCGAACTGGACTGGGGCGCGGAGGCCTGGAGCGAGGTCCGTACGCGGGCGCAGCGGGCGGGCCGGGCGTACATCTGGCTCAACCTGATCGAACAGCGGCTGCGGTCGGTGGTCGGCGCGGTGCTGCGGCCGATCTACGAACCGGTGCACGGCGGGGACGACTGGGTCGTCGCGGCCGCCGGGCCCGCCGGGCAGGAGTGGGTGCAGCGGGCCGTTGCCGTGCGCGAGGTCAGCCGCCGCAAGGGCTACCTGCTCGACTCCGCCGACGACAACGTGCTGAGCTTCCTGACCCTGCCGCAGCTGCGGGAGCTGATGGTCCAGCACTGGCCCTGCTTCGAGCCGTACTTCGACGACCGGCGCGAGATCGAGCTGGCCCTGGACGAGCTGGAGGTCACCCGCAACGTCGTCTCCCGCAACCGGGCGCTGTCGCGGCCCGTGCTGGAGCAGGCGGAGCGGGCCTCGGCGCGGCTGCTGGAGGTGCTGGGCGGGGGCTCCGGCAGTCCCGCCGCGGACCGGCTGCCGATCGACGCCGTCGAGGACCTGGTGGGCGACCGGTACGCGGACGTCGTCTCGGTCCACCCGGACCGGGTGCGCCTCCAGCGCAACCTGCCGGCCGAGGACCTCTTCGGGGGCGCGCGGCGGCTCGACGCCATCGGGATAGGCCTCAACCTGCTGGTGCAGAACTTCTCGGGGCGAAGACTCGTCCGGCTGACGGAGGCGGGCTGCCGGGTTCGGCTGCTGTTCCTGAACCCGGCGAGCAGCGCGGTCAAACGGCGCGAGCGGGAGCTGGGGCTGCGCAAGGGCGAGCTGAGCCGTTCGGTCGAGATGAACATCCTGCACGTGCGAAGGGTGCGGGCGGGCCTGCGGGACCCCTCGCGCTTCGAGATCCACGTCTTCGACGAGACGCCGCGCTTCACCGCCTACCTGGTGGAGGGGCAGGCCTCGGGCATCGCGGTGGTCCAGTCGTACCTGCGGCGGGCGCGCGGCATGGAATCGCCCGTGCTGGTGCTGCGGGGCGGCGGCCGCGGGGTGCCCAAGGACGCGGACCACGGACTCTTCACGACCTACCGGGAGGAGTTCGAGTCGATGTGGGAGGACTCCCGGCCGGTGTCGTGA